DNA from Deltaproteobacteria bacterium:
TCTGCGTGAAGGAGACGACCCGCGGCGGCAGGGAGACGTTGTCCACGACCGGGGTGACGAAAACCGGCCCCTGCTGGGCAAGGGGCGTTCCCGGAGGGTTCTCCACGACCGGCATTCCGAGTCCGGGGATGACCAGAGAAATCCCGTTCCCTGTCCCGATGACTGTGTTGTCGGAAGGCAACTCGTTGATCAGAGTGACAACCAGGTCGTCTCCCACGGTCCCGACGAGCGTGGGGCCGGGGAACCCGAGGACGTTGTCCGTGCCCGCATTGGCGATCTTCCAGACGGGGATGACCGCATTGTCCGGCATTACGGCGTTATCCGCCGCCACCCGCAGGGTATAGGTCACCGAGGAAGCGACTCCCGCCGTGGCCGCAAGGAACGCCGCAGCCAGGAGGACCACCCCGATTTTTCTGAGCGCATGAGTACGCATCGATTCGTCCTCCTCTTCCTACGGGATGTCCACCCCGGGGGGTATGATGACCATGAAGGTCATGATCCCGCCGGGGAAAACGTCGTTGTTGGTCATTTCCTTCTCGGAGTGCGAATGCCAGATCTGGAAGAAGGCGCCGTTCGTGTTGAATTTCCCGAACCCGGGCGGGAGTGCGCCCAACTGACCCAGGAACGGGCTGCCGCTGAAGAAATCTCCCGCCGAGAGGTCATCCTGTTCCGGTATCCCGACCGGAAACGGCTTGCCGTGGTCCGCACACCACTCGGAAGTGACCGGATCGAACCCTTGTGCGTTCGGCGCGCAGTCGTGCGCCGTCAAGGGATCGTTCGGGTCGCCGTAGACGTCCCAGCCCAGGGCCTTGCCCGTCCATTCGAATGTCGAGTCCGACGTCCGGCCCGGGACCGTCGTCACGGTAAAGGCCAACTCACCGAGATCGGCGCCCACGTTGGCGAAATCGGCGGGATCGCTGGTCAGGGGCATCGCGTCCCATGCGATGACGCGAGTATGGTTGGAATGCGGGTGGAAGGGGTGCTGGTCCCTTCCCATCGATATGAGGCGTATGAGAGACTTCTCGCCCGGGTGCATCATGGGCAGCGCATTATACGGCTGGTGGGGGAGATAGGACGCGCCCGCCGCCCCCATGGTATCGGGCGAGTTGCGCCCGTTGATGAACCAGTAGACGGGGAAGAATGTGGTCGTGTCGATTTCTTCCCCCCTCTCCACCTGGTTGTGGTACCGGTCGTCCATCTCGCTCAGGATGAACAGGAACTCCCGGCCCGCGGTGTAAGCGGAAGAGGATTCGCCGTATGCCGTCGGGGCGGCGGGGTTGAAGACCGCCGGCCGGACGATGATCGCCCCGAAGAGCCCCATTTCTAACTGCTTGTCCATGTTCGTCCCGCTCTGGTAGTAGAAGGTCCCCGGCCTGCCTGCCACGAAGGTGTAGGTGACGGTGCTCTGTCCTCCCGGCGGCGCCTCCCAGGTGAAGATCCCGCGGATACCGTTGTTGTCCGAGGGCGTGGCGGTAACGCTGTCCATCCCGGGGAAGAGAAGCGAAACCGGATCGGGGAGCCAGTTCCTGAGCGTAACGGTGACGGTGTCCCCCTCATTGACGATCAGGGTGGGGCCGGGGTACTGGACCGAAACGGTCCCCGAGGGCGGGTTTCCGTCGGCGTAGCCCCAGAAGAACAGGTTGTTGCCGTCGCCGTTCTGTATGTAGTCGCTCGCGGCGACCAGTGAGAAGGAGGTCCCCGTCAATCCCGGGATCTCCGCTCCGGCCGGGACGGCGAAAAAGAGGGCCGAGGCAAGGACACAGAGAACCCCCATCCCGATTTTCCTGCTTGGCGTCCAGCGCATGGCGTTCCTCCCCGTGCCGAAGGTCTTCATGGAGCGGATATGCGGATCTCGGTCATCATTCCGCCGAACCGCTCCTCGAAATTGTTCAGGTGGCCAAGTTCACGTGCGTAGATGAAGTAGGTGCCCGGAGCGATGCCCGTCGTGTCCAGGATGGCGTCGGCCGTCTGCCCGCCTCCGAGGCTCACCGAGTTCGTCTGATAGAACATGTTCGTCCCCGTGGAACTCCGAAGGATCTTGGCGTCCTTGCCGACCACGGTCATCGGGATCCCCAGGACCTCGATGTTATGGAAAGACGTCGAAGAGAGGCTCGAGATCCGGAGAAGGACCTTCTGCCCGGCCGTCGCCTCGATCAGCGCGCTCATCCTCTGCGAAGGCTTTCCGTCCGGGTTGAACGGGTCCGGGTTCAGGGGAACTCCGTCCCTGTCGACGGGGGCGGGAATCGCATCCCTGCCAAGCGTCGTGTCCGGGTAACCGCGCCCGTTGAACATAGAGTAGGTGTCCTTCATACTGGCGAACGGGAGCGGCTGTACGGCTATGTGTTTGTCGTGGAAGTTCTGGTCGAATCCAACGATCTGGAGCGGGTAATCGACGTCGTAGCACGTCGATCCGTCGCCATCCGTGAAGACGTATTTCTGCGAAGCGCATCCCCCGACTGTGCTGCCGTCCTGCGCCGGGAGGACGTAGAGGTTTCCGAGCATCCCCATCTGCATGTGCTCGGTCGCCTCCACGTGGCAGTGCCACATGTACGTGCCGGCGCTGTCGCCGTCAGGCGGACCCACCTGGTGATAGAAGTAGGTGAAGCTTGCCCCGGGAACGGCCACGGTCGATGCGTCCGGCACGCCGTCGAAGATCGGGGCCGCGTTCGGGAAGCCGTGGTAATGGACCGAATGGGGGTCGAACAGGTCCGGCCGCAGAATCATGCCGACGTTGGTAAGCGTCAGGTAGAGGTCCTGACCCTCCCTCACCTTGAGCGTGGGCGCCGACCAGACGTCCGCAAGCATTCCGGCCATCATTACATCGTTGTCCGGGATACCGGTCGCGCTGGCAAATCCGAAGATGTATTGTGGCCACCCGCCCGAGCCCGCAGGCAGGTTGACCGGGTCGGGATTCGGGTACTTGACCTTGTCGGCCATGGTGACCCACCCATCCCCCGCGGTCAGGTGGATGCAGAGGACGTTCGGATCGTCCGTCTCGCCGGTCGGGAACCCGGTGGCCGGATCGAGCCGCACGCCGCCCGGCCCCGCGCCGTCCGTCAACAGGTTTGCCGGACACTGGAACCGCACCACCGCGTGCGCCGGCATCGCCCCCAGGAGGAGGACCAGGGCCATTCCGAGAGGAACCTGCCATCTCCGCCGTTTCATCGTAAGCACTCCTTCCGCGTTTTCCGTATGCGCCGGGGCGGACAGGCCGCCCCGGGATTTATTCGTTTACGGCAGGACGATCCGCCGGAACTCGTCCGCGCCGATGTCCACGGGCGACGGGCTGTCCGCCGCCAGCGGTTCGTCGAACGGCCGCGCCTCGCCGTCGATGTCGACTCCAAGGTTCGTGATCGTCTGGGCTCCCGCCGGGATTGTTCCCAAAGCCGCGCCCGCATCGATCGCCTGCGAGTACGTGTTGTCGGTCGGCGGATTCGGGCCATTTATATGGTAGTCGCCCTTCAATCCCAGGCTGGTCTGACCAGGCTGCGTAAAGGTGACCGTGACGAATCCGAAAGTCCCGGGCAACGGGAACGGGGTGTTGAAGTACGGGTCCGCGAAGCGCGGGAAGGCCGCGTTGTTGTCGCTGGAGACGATCATGTTCGCTGCCGGGTTGAGCACCGTCGGGCCGCTGTTCCCGTCGAGGATGCAGTTGCGGGCGTCCAGCTTTTCGGTGCCAATGCCGCCGAACACCC
Protein-coding regions in this window:
- a CDS encoding multicopper oxidase domain-containing protein — protein: MRWTPSRKIGMGVLCVLASALFFAVPAGAEIPGLTGTSFSLVAASDYIQNGDGNNLFFWGYADGNPPSGTVSVQYPGPTLIVNEGDTVTVTLRNWLPDPVSLLFPGMDSVTATPSDNNGIRGIFTWEAPPGGQSTVTYTFVAGRPGTFYYQSGTNMDKQLEMGLFGAIIVRPAVFNPAAPTAYGESSSAYTAGREFLFILSEMDDRYHNQVERGEEIDTTTFFPVYWFINGRNSPDTMGAAGASYLPHQPYNALPMMHPGEKSLIRLISMGRDQHPFHPHSNHTRVIAWDAMPLTSDPADFANVGADLGELAFTVTTVPGRTSDSTFEWTGKALGWDVYGDPNDPLTAHDCAPNAQGFDPVTSEWCADHGKPFPVGIPEQDDLSAGDFFSGSPFLGQLGALPPGFGKFNTNGAFFQIWHSHSEKEMTNNDVFPGGIMTFMVIIPPGVDIP
- a CDS encoding multicopper oxidase domain-containing protein, translated to MKRRRWQVPLGMALVLLLGAMPAHAVVRFQCPANLLTDGAGPGGVRLDPATGFPTGETDDPNVLCIHLTAGDGWVTMADKVKYPNPDPVNLPAGSGGWPQYIFGFASATGIPDNDVMMAGMLADVWSAPTLKVREGQDLYLTLTNVGMILRPDLFDPHSVHYHGFPNAAPIFDGVPDASTVAVPGASFTYFYHQVGPPDGDSAGTYMWHCHVEATEHMQMGMLGNLYVLPAQDGSTVGGCASQKYVFTDGDGSTCYDVDYPLQIVGFDQNFHDKHIAVQPLPFASMKDTYSMFNGRGYPDTTLGRDAIPAPVDRDGVPLNPDPFNPDGKPSQRMSALIEATAGQKVLLRISSLSSTSFHNIEVLGIPMTVVGKDAKILRSSTGTNMFYQTNSVSLGGGQTADAILDTTGIAPGTYFIYARELGHLNNFEERFGGMMTEIRISAP